Proteins encoded by one window of Culicoides brevitarsis isolate CSIRO-B50_1 chromosome 2, AGI_CSIRO_Cbre_v1, whole genome shotgun sequence:
- the LOC134828591 gene encoding uncharacterized protein LOC134828591 has protein sequence MKFLLIFVAVVVGSSALLMVDEDTMRLLKTFPEIVIYDLKTNKTMGPPYVEYPVIKADEAATEEGGQEGEMQEEESGWPCQCQDRTCGCCFGMNIDRFNFSQEMCGNMIYDPLEFSMTFNMLMNGNNIYTNTQSGKNPPPMCMPMPVPYIPIRMEMCMVLSNVMQPGNNLHACMDLEFKMQKIKMLIIHFDCFRMGQNMAWLKPEDNGGVDEFGQIIQNNRLKQ, from the exons atgaaatttttgttgatttttgttgctGTCGTCGTCGGTTCGTCAGCACTTTTGATGGTTGATGAGGACACGATGCGACTTTTGAAGACTTTTCCGGAAATCGTTATTTATGATTTGAAGACGAATAAAACGATGGGACCGCCATATGTGGAGTATCCGGTGATAAAAGCAGATGAAGCAGCAACAGAGGAGGGAGGTCAGGAGGGAGAAATGCAAGAAGAAGAGAGCGGTTGGCCTTGTCAGTGTCAAGACAGGACGTGTGGATGTTGTTTCGGGATGAATATCGACAGATTTAACTTCAGTCAagaaa tgtgtgGCAACATGATATACGATCCACTGGAATTTTCCATGACATTTAACATGCTAATGAACGGCAACAATATCTACACAAACACTCAATCTGGTAAAAATCCGCCTCCAATGTGCATGCCGATGCCTGTTCCTTACATCCCGATCCGAATGGAAATGTGCATGGTTTTGTCTAATGTGATGCAACCCGGAAACAACCTTCACGCCTGCATGGATCTAGAATTTaagatgcaaaaaattaaaatgctg ataatccACTTTGATTGCTTCCGCATGGGACAAAACATGGCCTGGTTGAAGCCCGAAGACAATGGCGGCGTCGACGAATTCGGGCAGATTATACAAAACAATAGActgaagcaataa